The following is a genomic window from Haloarcula sp. DT43.
TGAGCCTGTTTGCCAACCGCCGGAAGTACGACGCGATTCCTCTTCGACTCCGCATTTCCTGTGACTCGTGGACCGTCTCGTCTGTCATGCAACAACACTGTCGACGGGACAACGGATAACGCTACCCCCAATTCGTCAGCCGACGGTGCAGTCCGCTACGGGTTCCTGTAACTCAAAGAGTGAGTCGGTGGCCGACGCGACCTGCCGGCTCGTCGGTCGGCATCAGCAAAACTGCGCTGGCCGGGGTTGCAGCCAGTACGCGGCGCGGCGAGACGCCTCGCTTGCCAACGTGGCTGAAGAGAAATGCGCTGGCTGGGATTTGAACCCAGGTTGTGACCATGGCAAGGTCACGTGATACCAACTACACTACCAGCGCGTACTTCGGCTGCCCTGACCCTCGCGGCCGTCGGCCGCTCGGTACCAGCGCGCAACGCCTCGTTGCAATCAAATCTGGCGAGGGTGAGAGTAAAAAGCCTTCCGTTTTCCGGGGGAAACCGTGGGAAGTGAGGCCAATCGTCGCTCCCACTGCCGGCCCAGGCATGTGATGCTGTCACGGGCCACGGTCTTTCGGAAGCGGCAAACCGCTCAGCGAGCGTATCGGGTCCGAACCGGCATGACGGACCATGTGAACGCGACTCACCGCGAACACGAAACGGGGTCTTTTTAAGTCCGGGAAGGGGAGATATCGGCACAGTCTAGTGGCGCGACGTGGAAGCGTCACGGCATGACGACCAGCGTACTCGTGCCGTCTTCCCTCGCACGGGAAGCCGAAGACAGACGCGAGGCGACTCGCAAACTCGGTTACGTGGCCCGCGCGGCCGCGGTCTACCGGGTCGATCGGCTGACAGTGTACCCCGACCCAGACGGGGCGGGGAAGTGGGAAGACGGGTTCGTCGAAACCGTGCTGCGGTACGCCGCGACGCCCCCGCACCTCCGAAAGGAGATGTGGGGCAAGCGGGACGAACTGGAGTACGTCGGCGTCCTGCCGCCGCTCCGCGTGCGTTCACAGACCGGCTCCGGATCTGAGGGTTCGGGGTCGTTAAGACAGGGAATCGTGACCGAGGTCGGAGCTGATGGGCGCGTCCGGGTCAATTGCGGCATGCAACACCCGATCTCCCTTCCCGTCCCAGCGGATATGGACGTGGACCAGGGGGAGCGCGTGACCGTCAGGGTCTCTTCGCGACGGCCGGTCCGGGCGAAGCTCGTCGACGTCCCCACAACGGGATTCGACGTTGTCGCCGCGGACCTCGATGCGGCACTCTCGCGCGACGATGCCGGGCTCACTATCGCGTCCTCGCGATACGGCGAGCCGGTAACGTCGACCCGTCTCGGCCAGCTGGCCGAGCGGCGAGGCGCCGAAGGCGGCATGACCGTCGCCTTCGGGGCACCCGAGCGCGGGTTACCGTCGATACTCGACGTCGCCCCGGACGCCGTCGGGGGAGACCAGACGAGCGACGAACCAGAAGGGTTCGACCTCTGGCTGAATACGGTTCCGAACCAGGGCAGTGAGGTCGTGCGGACGGAGGAAGCTCTGTTCGCCTCCCTCACCTGTCTAACCCTCACGGAGTAAACGAATGCCACAACCAAGCAGACCACGCAAAGGCTCGCTGGGCTTCGGCCCGCGCAAGCGCTCGACGAGCGAGACGCCTCGCTTCAACAGCTGGCCGTCCGACGACGGCCAGCCGGGCGTCCAAGGGTTCGCCGGCTACAAGGCAGGCATGACACACGTCGTGCTCGTCAACGACGAACCCAACTCCCCCCGCGAGGGGATGGAGGAGACTGTCCCGGTGACAGTCATCGAGACGCCACCGATGCGCGCCGTCGCCCTGCGAGCGTACGAAGACACGCCGTACGGTCAGCGTCCGCTGACGGAAGTCTGGACCGACGAGTTCCACTCGGAGCTCGACCGGACCCTGGACGTTCCGGAGGACCACGACCCGGACGCTGCTGAGGAACAGGTACGCGACGCACTCGAGGCCGGTGACCTCGGGGACGTGCGACTCATTACGCACACCGTCCCCGACGCCGTCCCGAGCGTCCCGAAGAAAAAGCCCGACGTGATGGAGACTCGCGTCGGCGGCGGGTCCGTCTCGGACCGCCTCGACCACGCCCTCGACCTCGTCGAGGACGGTGGCGAACACGCCATGAACGACATCTTCCGCGCCGGCGAGTACGCCGACGTGGCCGGTGTCACGAAAGGCAAGGGGACGCAGGGTCCCGTCAAGCGGTGGGGCGTCCAGAAGCGGAAGGGCAAGCACGCCCGCCAGGGATGGCGCCGACGGATCGGCAACCTCGGTCCGTGGAACCCGTCCCGCGTGCGCTCGACGGTCCCCCAGCAGGGGCAGACCGGCTACCACCAGCGCACCGAGCTCAACAAGCGCCTCGTCGATATCGGCGAGGGCGACGAGCCCACCGTCGACGGCGGTTTCGTCAACTACGGCGAGGTCGACGGGCCGTACACGCTCGTGAAAGGCTCCGTGCCCGGTCCGGACAAGCGCCTGGTGCGCTTCCGGCCCGCGGTGCGTCCGAACGACCAGCCGCGCCTCGACCCCGAGGTGCGCTACGTCTCCAACGAATCGAACCAGGGATAACCTATGCAGGCAACAATCTACGACCTGGACGGCAACACAGACGGCGAGGTCGACCTGCCGGACGTCTTCGAGACGCCGGTCCGGTCCGACCTCATCAGCAAGGCTGTACGTGCCGCACAGGCCAACCGGAAGCAGGACTACGGGTCCGACGAGTACGCCGGCCTCCGAACGCCGGCCGAGTCCTTCGGTAGCGGCCGCGGCCAGGCACACGTCCCGAAGCAGGACGGCCGTGCCCGCCGCGTCCCGCAGGCGGTCAAGGGGCGACGCGCCCACCCGCCGAAAGCCGAGAAGGACCGCTCGCTCGACCTCAACGACAAGGAACGGCAGCTGGCCGTTCGCTCGGCGCTGGCCGCGACGGCCGACGCCGACCTCGTCGCCGACCGCGGCCACGAGTTCGACCGCGACGAAGTCCCCGTCGTCGTCTCCGACGACTTCGAGGACCTCGTCAAGACGCAGGAAGTCGTCTCGCTGCTGGAGGCGGTGGACGTCCACGCGGACATCGACCGCGCCGACGACACGAAAATCAAGGCCGGACAGGGGTCGGCCCGCGGACGGAAGTACCGCCGTCCCGCTTCGATTCTCTTCGTGACCAGCGACGAGCCGTCGACGGCCGCCCGCAACCTCGCGGGGGCCGACGTGGCGACCGCCAGCGAGGTCAACGCCGAGGACCTCGCGCCCGGCGGCGCGCCCGGTCGACTCACAATCTTCACGGAATCCGCACTCGCGGAGGTGGCCGAGCGATGAGCTGGGACGTCATCAAGCATCCGCACGTCACTGAGAAGGCCATGAACGACATGGACTTCCAGAACAAGCTTCAGTTCGCCGTCGACGACCGCGCCTCCAAGGGCGAAGTCGCCGACGCCGTCGAGGAGCAGTACGACGTGACGGTCGAACAGGTCAACACGCAGAACACGATGGACGGCGAGAAGAAGGCCGTCGTTCGCCTCTCCGAGGACGACGACGCCCAGGAAGTCGCCTCCAGAATCGGGGTGTTCTAACGATGGGACGACGAATCCAAGGACAACGGCGCGGTCGCGGGACCTCCACGTTCCGTGCGCCGTCACACCGTTACAAGGCAGATCTGGAGCACCGCAAGGTCGAGGACGGCGACGTCGTCGCCGGCACGGTCGTCGACATCGAGCACGACCCTGCCCGCTCGGCCCCGGTCGCCGCCGTCGAGTTCGAAGACGGCGACCGTCGGCTCATCCTCGCGCCGGAAGGCGTCGGGGTGGGCGACGAGCTACAGGTCGGCGTCAGCGCCGAAATCGCACCCGGGAATACGCTCCCGCTGGCGGAAATCCCCGAGGGGGTCCCGGTGTGCAACGTCGAGTCCAGCCCCGGTGACGGCGGGAAGTTCGCCCGCGCGTCGGGCGTCAACGCCCAGCTGCTCACCCACGACCGCAACGTCGCGGTCGTCAAGCTCCCCTCCGGGGAGATGAAGCGGCTCGACCCGCAGTGCCGTGCTACTATCGGCGTCGTCGCCGGTGGCGGCCGGACTGACAAGCCGTTCGTGAAGGCCGGCAACAAGCACCACAAGATGAAAGCGCGAGGGACGAAGTGGCCCAACGTCCGCGGTGTGGCGATGAACGCCGTCGACCACCCGTTCGGTGGCGGCGGCCGCCAGCACCCCGGCAAGCCCAAGTCCATCTCGCGGAACGCCCCGCCTGGCCGTAAGGTCGGGGACATCGCCTCGAAGCGAACAGGTCGAGGTGGCAACGAATGAGCTCAGAATATCAAATCGGCCACGAAGGAGAGTTCTCCTTCCGCGGCCACACGCTCGACGAGCTGCAGGAGATGGAGCTCGAGGAAGTCGCGGAACTGCTCCCCGCTCGACAGCGGCGAAGTATCGAACGCGGCCTGTCCGAGGAGAAACACAAGCTCCTCGAGAAGGCCCGCGAGGCCGGCGAAGAGGAGACAGCCAACGACCCCATCCGGACGCACCTGCGCGACATGCCGGTGCTGCCGGAGATGGTCGGGCTGACCTTCGCCGTCCACGACGGCCAGAACTTCGAGCGTGTCAAGGTCGAGCCCGAGATGCTCGGCCACTACCTCGGTGAGTTCCAGCTCACCCGGAGTAGCGTCGAACACGGTCAGGCCGGTATCGGAGCGACACGCTCCTCGAAGTTCGTACCGCTCAAATAATCATGGGAATCAGTTACTCAGTCGAAGCCGACCCGGACACGACGGCCAAAGCGATGCTCCGGGAGCGGCAGATGAGCTTCAAGCACAGCAAGGCCATCGCCCGCGAGATCAAGGGCAAAACGGCCGGCGAGGCTGTCGACTACCTCGAAGCGGTTATCGAGGGCGACCAGCCCGTTCCGTTCAAACAGCACAACTCGGGCGTCGGCCACAAGAGCAAGGTCGACGGCTGGGACGCCGGTCGCTACCCGGAGAAGGCCAGCAAGGCCTTCCTCGACCTGCTGGAGAACGCAGTCGGCAACGCCGACCACCAGGGGTTCGACGGTGAATCCATGGAGATAATGCACGTCGCCGCCCACAAGGTCGGCGAGCAGCAGGGTCGCAAGCCCCGCGCGATGGGGCGTGCCTCGGCGTGGAACAGCCCGCAGGTCGACGTGGAACTCATCCTCGAAGAACCGGAGGTCGAAGACTAATGGCCGACGAACAACAGTTCATCGAGGACGGACTTCAGCGGACCCAGATAGACGAGTTCTTCGCGGAGGAACTCGGTCGCGCCGGCTACGGCGGCATGGACGTCGCCAAGACGCCGATGGGGACCCAGATAGTCCTGAAAGCCGAGAAGCCAGGGATGGTCATCGGCAAGGGCGGAAAGAACATCCGGAAGATAACGACGGAACTCGAAGACCGGTTCAACCTCGACGACCCGCAGGTCGACGTGCAGGAAGTCGACGAGCCGGACCTCAACGCTCGCATCGTCGCGGACCGACTGGCTAACGCCTTAGAGCGTGGCTGGTACTTCCGCAAGGCGGGCCACACCACCATCGACCGCATCATGGAGTCGGGCGCGCTCGGCGCGGAGATCGTCCTCTCCGGGAAGGTCACCGGTGCGCGCTCGCGCGTGGAGAAGTTCAACCGCGGCTACGTCAAGCACAACGGCGAGCCCGCGGAGGAAATCGTCGACAGCGGCGTCGGCGTCGCCGTGATGAAGCTCGGCACCATCGGGGTCCGAGTCAAGATCATCCCGCCGGACGCGGAGCTCCCCGACGACTTCGAAATCTACGAGGACGTCGACGTCGAGGACTACGTGGCCGACACCGACGGCGAGTCCGTCGAGGAACTCCTCGAAGGCGAGCCCGAAGACAGCGAGACGGCCGAAGAACTCGACGAGGACGTGGCCGCCGGGGCCGACGACGACTCCGAGGCCGACGAGGAGTTCGTCGACGAGGAAATCGTCGAGGAAGACGTCGAAGTCCCGACTGACGACGACGTCGAGGACGTCGATGTCGACGAACTCGAAGAAGCCGTCGACGAGGAACTCGACGAGGACGTCGAGGCGGAAGCCGAAGAGCTGATGGACGAGATGGACGAGGAGGGTGACGACGAATGACCGTCCTGCACGTCCAGGAGATTCGGGACATGACGCCCGCCGAACGCGAGGCGGAACTCGACGACCTGAAGACCGAACTGCTGAACGCCCGGGCCGTCCAGGCTGCGGGTGGTGCGCCGGAGAACCCCGGTCGCATCAAGGAGCTGCGGAAGGCCATCGCCCGCATCAAGACGGTGCAGGGTGAAGAAGGCGACCTGCAGGAGAACGAATAATGCCACTGACACCCGAGACGCTCCCACGACACGAACTCGTCGGCCTCGACTGCGAGGTCGTCGCGGCGTCCAACCCGGACGCCGTCGGTATCAGCGGAACTGTCGTCATGGAGACGACACAGATGCTGACAGTCGAGGGAGCCGA
Proteins encoded in this region:
- a CDS encoding 50S ribosomal protein L22, producing the protein MGISYSVEADPDTTAKAMLRERQMSFKHSKAIAREIKGKTAGEAVDYLEAVIEGDQPVPFKQHNSGVGHKSKVDGWDAGRYPEKASKAFLDLLENAVGNADHQGFDGESMEIMHVAAHKVGEQQGRKPRAMGRASAWNSPQVDVELILEEPEVED
- a CDS encoding ribonuclease P protein component 1 → MPLTPETLPRHELVGLDCEVVAASNPDAVGISGTVVMETTQMLTVEGADRVWHVPKDGATFSFAVSGQRVRVDGDRLVARPARRTENTGDSLWR
- a CDS encoding 50S ribosomal protein L2 gives rise to the protein MGRRIQGQRRGRGTSTFRAPSHRYKADLEHRKVEDGDVVAGTVVDIEHDPARSAPVAAVEFEDGDRRLILAPEGVGVGDELQVGVSAEIAPGNTLPLAEIPEGVPVCNVESSPGDGGKFARASGVNAQLLTHDRNVAVVKLPSGEMKRLDPQCRATIGVVAGGGRTDKPFVKAGNKHHKMKARGTKWPNVRGVAMNAVDHPFGGGGRQHPGKPKSISRNAPPGRKVGDIASKRTGRGGNE
- a CDS encoding 50S ribosomal protein L23, with the translated sequence MSWDVIKHPHVTEKAMNDMDFQNKLQFAVDDRASKGEVADAVEEQYDVTVEQVNTQNTMDGEKKAVVRLSEDDDAQEVASRIGVF
- the rpl4p gene encoding 50S ribosomal protein L4, yielding MQATIYDLDGNTDGEVDLPDVFETPVRSDLISKAVRAAQANRKQDYGSDEYAGLRTPAESFGSGRGQAHVPKQDGRARRVPQAVKGRRAHPPKAEKDRSLDLNDKERQLAVRSALAATADADLVADRGHEFDRDEVPVVVSDDFEDLVKTQEVVSLLEAVDVHADIDRADDTKIKAGQGSARGRKYRRPASILFVTSDEPSTAARNLAGADVATASEVNAEDLAPGGAPGRLTIFTESALAEVAER
- a CDS encoding 30S ribosomal protein S19 — its product is MSSEYQIGHEGEFSFRGHTLDELQEMELEEVAELLPARQRRSIERGLSEEKHKLLEKAREAGEEETANDPIRTHLRDMPVLPEMVGLTFAVHDGQNFERVKVEPEMLGHYLGEFQLTRSSVEHGQAGIGATRSSKFVPLK
- the rpmC gene encoding 50S ribosomal protein L29, with protein sequence MTVLHVQEIRDMTPAEREAELDDLKTELLNARAVQAAGGAPENPGRIKELRKAIARIKTVQGEEGDLQENE
- the rpl3p gene encoding 50S ribosomal protein L3; this encodes MPQPSRPRKGSLGFGPRKRSTSETPRFNSWPSDDGQPGVQGFAGYKAGMTHVVLVNDEPNSPREGMEETVPVTVIETPPMRAVALRAYEDTPYGQRPLTEVWTDEFHSELDRTLDVPEDHDPDAAEEQVRDALEAGDLGDVRLITHTVPDAVPSVPKKKPDVMETRVGGGSVSDRLDHALDLVEDGGEHAMNDIFRAGEYADVAGVTKGKGTQGPVKRWGVQKRKGKHARQGWRRRIGNLGPWNPSRVRSTVPQQGQTGYHQRTELNKRLVDIGEGDEPTVDGGFVNYGEVDGPYTLVKGSVPGPDKRLVRFRPAVRPNDQPRLDPEVRYVSNESNQG
- a CDS encoding RNA methyltransferase yields the protein MTTSVLVPSSLAREAEDRREATRKLGYVARAAAVYRVDRLTVYPDPDGAGKWEDGFVETVLRYAATPPHLRKEMWGKRDELEYVGVLPPLRVRSQTGSGSEGSGSLRQGIVTEVGADGRVRVNCGMQHPISLPVPADMDVDQGERVTVRVSSRRPVRAKLVDVPTTGFDVVAADLDAALSRDDAGLTIASSRYGEPVTSTRLGQLAERRGAEGGMTVAFGAPERGLPSILDVAPDAVGGDQTSDEPEGFDLWLNTVPNQGSEVVRTEEALFASLTCLTLTE
- a CDS encoding 30S ribosomal protein S3; the protein is MADEQQFIEDGLQRTQIDEFFAEELGRAGYGGMDVAKTPMGTQIVLKAEKPGMVIGKGGKNIRKITTELEDRFNLDDPQVDVQEVDEPDLNARIVADRLANALERGWYFRKAGHTTIDRIMESGALGAEIVLSGKVTGARSRVEKFNRGYVKHNGEPAEEIVDSGVGVAVMKLGTIGVRVKIIPPDAELPDDFEIYEDVDVEDYVADTDGESVEELLEGEPEDSETAEELDEDVAAGADDDSEADEEFVDEEIVEEDVEVPTDDDVEDVDVDELEEAVDEELDEDVEAEAEELMDEMDEEGDDE